aaTTTCAGGTTGAAAATTGAAGCATTGCTCTAATGAACAGTAGGATACCAGAGTCAGTGAGGGCTCTGTGTCAGGTCCAGTATTTTGTCCAACCCAGTCTTCCTTTGGAAAATGTATGAATGAGAGCAAATATCTCaaagtgttttcaaaattaaatcaGGTCATACAGATAAAGTGACCAGCACAGTCATGATATGATGAGCACTTTGCTTTGATgatttgtacctttttttttgcTCCagataaagtaaaacaaaatacaaaacaataaattaaGTGAAAGAACACGAACATTCTAccaacgattttttttttttttttaggaaaccaTGCCAACATGTGATAGACTTAAGTCAAGTTGGAAATCTCAGAAGTACCTGTGAGAAACCTTTAAAAACTTGGACCTTTATGGACCATGCATGAGGGGAAAAAGTTAGGAAAGAATTACTGAGTGTGTATGTAAAGCCGTAGATGGTTTAAGGATAGTAGACAACAAGTACATCTCTGGGGAGAAAAAGAACCAAGATCTAAAATCCACAGTATTTGTTTTGGGGAACCCAACGCTCAGTTCTGAGCTGAGTGATCCATCAGGAACAAGACACTGCTCTTTCTACGAGTTTCCGAAGGGCCCCCTTCATATCTTTGTTCCTCAGACtatagatgaaggggttcagcatgggggtgaccacagAATACATCACTGAGGTGATCATGGTTCCCTGAGAAGATTGGGTCACGGCAGAACTGAGGTAAACCCCAAGTGCTGTTCCGTAGAACAGGGTGACCACACAGAGGTGGGACCCACAGGTGGAGAATGCTTTGTACTTGCTCACAGAGGAGGACATCTTCATTAAGGAGGAGATAATCCGAAAATAAGAGAAGAGGATCCCAGTGACAGGGAACACACCCAGCAGAGCGGTGGCCATGTAAAGAAAGACTTTATTGACGAGGGTGTCAGAGCTGGCCACCCTGAGAAGCTGagtcacttcacagaagaaatgtgGGATTTCAGTGCCCATGGAGAAGGTCAGTCGATTCAACAGCAGAATATGAATCAGAGAGAACCAGAACATGATGATCCAAGACATCAGAACCAGGAGGACACAGAACCAGAGGTTCATGATGACTGCATAGTTCAAGGGGTGGCAGATGGCCAcaaagcggtcataggccattaCAGTCAGTAGGAAATTATCCATTccaataaaggtattaaaaaaatatgccTGAGTAAGGCACTCTATGTAGGAAATGTCATTTTTGTCCTGTGCCTGGAAGTTCACtttggggactgtggtggagATGAAGCAGATATCAAtgaaggacaggttggagaggaagaagtacatgggggtgtggaggtgggggtcagAGGAGATGgtcaggatgatgagcaggttcccgagcactgtgaccaggtacatggacaggaacagTCCAAAGAGGATGGGTTGCAGGTCTGGATCCTCTGAGAGGCCCAGGAGGAAGAATTGGAATAGGCTTGTATGGTTTTTTGTTTCCATAAAGCCAGTGTATCttctggaaaaagagaaaagcaagttcAATGAACAGTCAACTGAAACCTCAGTTAGCTCTCACTTTATAATATCATCCTAGGGTGTTGGCcttcattctttatttatttctgtcaGTGAGTGTGATTTATTCAGTTCAGTGGCACCCATTTCTCTTTCAAAGCATATAATCATTCatagggtatcactaagttgctcatggccttgttaaattgctgagactgtggTCATTGCTATTTccttatttgttatattttaaatgccCTGGTGCTGAGTAGGAGTCTGAGTAAATGAGAGTTGTCATTATTATTACCAGTGTTATTTAAGAACTCCTTTAAGATATTTTGAACATATAAATATCTCAATATGATGTGATTTAGAAATGGGATTGATTCCTGAGTCCAGAGTTTGTAGAATAGAGATTTGCCCCTCATTGTACTATCTTTGTGACCTTGAAGGTGTTATTTAAGGTCACAGTACCATTCTCCACAGCAGGAGCAGTGAGCATTCACTGCGTGGGAGGATTGAAATGTGAAATTGAATGAGATGATGTGATTTTCTACTGTGGCCCCGGTGACACACCCAGGGTGTTTAATATATGTGTTCTTCTATTCTGAGTAGGACAACCTACTCAGAAGCCTGGATGTTGAACCGAGAGAGGAAGACGGGGTCACAGTTAATAAGAGGACTTAGGAACAAAAACCATtttcagaggagagagaaggatcTATGTTGGTTCTGTCAGTTGGTGAGCTTGGTGCAGGAGGGGCTTGGAGGAGCCATGTGATGAAGACAGGGCAATGGCAAGGAGGGACAGAGTGTGTGGGGCCCACAGTGGGGCTTCCTGTGCTCGTCCTTCATGACCTCACACCAGTGAACTCATGTTGATTGGTGAGTCTGAGACTGTGATAGTTTTGTCTCATCATTTGTCTCTCCAGTGACTTACACAGTGGCTGTCACATTGTAGGGTGGAACAAATGCAATCTTGGAAGTACAATAAATATGGAGAGCAGAATGTTTTCTATAACACAAAAGAGAAATTGTCCAACTAATCATATGCCTGGATACGGGCACGAAATTGGAGAGTAATGGTGAATTAAAGAACATGCATTCAAATCTATTttttcaggttttaaaaatagctcttgttttttttaaagttaatgtgtgcattacaggaaaaataaaaacacaagccaAAGAACAAAGTCCTCCAGTCACAAGCAGCTTACTTGGATCTGTCCCTCTAGGTCGTGCATATACATACTCAATGTCCCATTCTGTGTGATTGAGATCGTAGTTTGTATCATGTTTTCCCACACATTATGAATGTTTTTGATAATCAAGAATACACTACACCATCTCAATTTGTTTATCCTTTCTTGGGGACAAAAATTtcaccttcctcttctccctcttcacCATTCCAGTGACTACAACAGGCCCCTAGAGGACATATTGGCAGAGTTACAACTAAAACAATGCATTTTCTGAATGCTCAATTTCAAATGAGACAGAGCAACAGAATACACCAAGGTTATTTCATTACTAGATTTCTGCTTCTAAAATATTAGCCAGAATGGATGTCCCCAATGACTTAAAGTATTCCTATAGGACCGCTGGAAGATGCACACCCATCGGTGGCTCACATCACAATGTAAATCATTGTGTGCTTCCTGGTGCCCCTCTGCTGCTGGTCTGATGAGCAAATCCTGGCACACACTGCCCAGAGCTAAAATAATTCCATGTCCAAGATGCATCTTTTCTTTCAATTATAACAAAAAGATATTCACAAATTGGCTAACTCACTAGCTCTAATTTTTGTGATTCATTGTCACCTCAGAACATCTAGATAGCATAGATGGTGTGAAATAAAGCATGAAATTTGTGCACAATAAACACAAGTACTTTACCAAAAATGCACATACAGATCTATGGTTATAATCTAAACCTATCTTCCAGATGTGGAGATACTAGCAAAGAGCACTTCCCCTcacccttcctcttctccctcttcacCATTCCAGTGTCTACATTCAGGACTATGCCTAGTTCCAAGAGGTGGATTAACAAAGGTCATTCCCAGAAGACAGTTCTtcctaaaatttaagaaaaggacATTTATTTAGGGATTATTTTGCTACTTCTAACAAATTTAGGGCATCAGGATTTATCCTTTAATGCCTAGCAATATTAACCAAAATGCACATGTAACAATGGCTAGATGACTTGAACTAATCTAAGGGGCACAGGATGCTTCTCTATGCATACTTTCTCCTTCCCCCACCCACCACCTAGAGAACCTTCAGCACACTCTCCAAGACATCAATTTCAACAATTCCATTCCCCTAAATGGCAAGCATGCCTATGTAGTAACGAAAAATACTTAAAGGGCATTACTTTAATCGTCTTCTTTTACAATGTGTTGTGCACTTTTAAACATTTAGAAATACTGGATGTTTCCAACAAGGACTTAAATTTCCAACTATACATACAGTATCAC
This is a stretch of genomic DNA from Ictidomys tridecemlineatus isolate mIctTri1 chromosome 2, mIctTri1.hap1, whole genome shotgun sequence. It encodes these proteins:
- the LOC101960855 gene encoding olfactory receptor 7D4, giving the protein METKNHTSLFQFFLLGLSEDPDLQPILFGLFLSMYLVTVLGNLLIILTISSDPHLHTPMYFFLSNLSFIDICFISTTVPKVNFQAQDKNDISYIECLTQAYFFNTFIGMDNFLLTVMAYDRFVAICHPLNYAVIMNLWFCVLLVLMSWIIMFWFSLIHILLLNRLTFSMGTEIPHFFCEVTQLLRVASSDTLVNKVFLYMATALLGVFPVTGILFSYFRIISSLMKMSSSVSKYKAFSTCGSHLCVVTLFYGTALGVYLSSAVTQSSQGTMITSVMYSVVTPMLNPFIYSLRNKDMKGALRKLVERAVSCS